In Zingiber officinale cultivar Zhangliang chromosome 9B, Zo_v1.1, whole genome shotgun sequence, the genomic window gcccattccattcattcttactttatgccctgattcataggttagaaattgacattagcctacatatcttctccaccatcatttactcagccggattcgtgactgacagtcgagtccatatgccatttggtcacattctgacagcctatatgtcctcgttgcacattgatgtcactagaggagatgttgcccatatgaccgagttcgatgttatatcctctcggaacttttccctagtcggcatccaggtagatagagatgacgggactatgacttggcggaggggggcacagcaccatcCCGATCCAGACacacagatggacgagttcatgctcgcactatttccggaggaagccgcaccggctccaccaccacccccagctcgagcaccacgacacgctccccgcaccctagccgaccgtatgaccggactagagagagccatggcgagtctccaacaggagaactccgattttcatcgggacatacggcgagaggttgccgagttacgagctgccggggacacccgccacactgagctgatggcacttcttcgatccttgggatctggaccacccccttcatcatctcagtagctttagtgatgacctacttctgtagctacactatttgtaaaatattttggacttatctagtggcatttcaaacttacattgaatatgttctatcttaatagactaggatctttcaaaaatactttcaaaaatgattttatcaacttataggctaaatgTGATTGTTTTCAAaccttccatttttagactttcaataacagttttggccttagactagttttgaatccttagaaagcatgtacccataggtttagttcttgagcatctcaccaacatcttaggtttaccttgcttgtgtttgataaacatagaaaggggtgagatgcataggccaactgtctggacttaagatgcttatttcagtgcatcagcataagtctggacgttaaatacaattcagatattaatcagattaaagttcatcagtcaagtcaaacactgactgatcataattaacttaatctgactaaccaagtgaaagctactatcttctgatagttagttagtacctaattggttagacagctggtaagcgttaagtatcaaattcagggggagaaataaaactactttagtttttcaaattgaattttaaacttaatctcgaaaatcaaaatttaaaaacaacttgtttaaaattgtgaaattttttaattcacaaactttttatccttgttacctagtctttgaaaactgaacttttcaagtattttaaatcatggttttgaatctagtacgtttaaactttaaaaatttgatttcggaaaacaaattttatcaaaacattctaaaaagtaaagattttttttaacctTACTTTGAAAATGttcctgaatctagttcttaaaatttgattttacttagttttgacaatttgatttgaaagttaaattttacaaaaattattttacaaactaagcttctcaaaaacattttccttgattttgaaatttgaatcttttacaaacttagtgttgaaaaataaatttgttttgaaaaatagatttttcagatttagttttgaaattttggttttgaaaacttatgtttgaaaagcgtttcaaagttgaaacttgttttgaaaatttaatcttgaaatttagaccttatacacttatgtttgaaaattaaacttaaaagttttcaaatctttatactccccccagtcaacttgatcttttcttggatttaaaaagtgtacttttgtccttgaatcctgaaccaaactcagttatttttcaagattaagtgttattgttttaagtaactctacgctatgattgtttacccttgtttttttttatgaatgccaaagggggagaagggttaggtggttaagttagctaaaccaatctgaaaacacaaactaactttaaaaccacacaaatgcatgttgtttcgtacatatgctttcactaacctaaccaggttgtcattccatcaaaaagggggagattgttggtgcgggtagcactaacggtctaacccaggttttgatgaatgacaaataggttaagttagttgtgttgttgtctgacactttgatcgagtgtgcaggagaagtccagacaggtcgacgggctgaccggacgtctggcacgagtcgatgggctgaccggatagccggcgagaagtccaagcgggtcgacgggctgaccggacgcttggcgagaagtccagctaggtcgacgggctgaccggatagctggcgagaagtccaagcgggtcgacgggctgaccggacgcttggcaagaagtccagacgggtcgacgggctgaccggacgtctggcaggtaagtaaggtaagtcactgaaggggagtgactgcgaggacgcgttcccgggaagggaacattaggcgtcgattcggcttagatccatttcggatatctaagtcgagattgtgactagattccggtctcggaaagacggaatctaagtcatactcttgatgctaatttttatcacttagcgtatctgtaaaaatgtgctaacaaactgtgctgcagggtttatttgcctcggactaacactgttttgcaggtagggaacagtgagggtccgggcgcccgaaatggctccgggcgcccggaagtccgggcgcctggaagggatccaggcgcccggacgcaaattttatccccaggacgacgttgacacttggagcatgctggttgggagtgttacgtcacattccaggcacccggagcagcatataaaagaagccccaggcaggagcttcaatatatcagtcttctgagaactctgagtccaatcactctgctgctctgcgctccaacgacgttcacaaagctccgacgactcactccggctctctttttaattcattgtttgtcggttagctttgttttctttcttttcattagcaatatttgtacgtaaattgtaattatccgaattgctagtgaattgcccaacgaaagtactcaaggagtacgagccttcgagtaggagtcgtcacaggctccgaacgaagtaaaaatcaacagtgttcatctctttacttctttacttttccgctgcgttttaactcgagattttcgaatcgatattcaccccccctctatcgaattcaacggtcttacaCCTATTAGTTGATTAATATGGTCTTCAATCATTGAACGACCTCAAAATTTCTTGAAATCTATCTGATTTTATCAATTATTCAAATAGTAATCAACTAATGTAAATCATCATTCGACTGATTTAATCAGTCGAATCTGACTTCCTTTGTTCAATTTTGATCCGTATTGGTCGACTAATGTGAACTATCATCGAATCAAGCGAATTTGACTCACTTTTATTCAATTTCTGAAGTTAATGGTTGAATGAAATTAACCATTAATCAATTAATGTCATCAGTTGAGTCGAACAATCAAATTAAATTTGCTTCTATTCGGTTCTaagtcatcagtcgactgatatccaTGATCAGTTAATTGATATTGAGTAAAAAATATAATAGATATCTAAACAAGCTACATTTCGTACTGACAATCATCTTGTTCTGATATCAGTGAAAAGTTATAGTCGTTATAAGTTTGCTCTATTGGGACTTTCTGTTTGCCTTGCATCTGATCGACCTTGATCTGCCGGGACTTCATTATTATTTGGcatttagtcaaccttgacctacgtatCATATCAAccatgatccacttagacttttctcttgccaGCTATCTATTGGACTTTCGATCATCAAGTGTCCTATCAACtataatccacttggactttctgtcTCTGCCAACTTTATATTGGACTTTCAATCGATAAACGTCCAGTCaatcatgatccacttggacttttcttttaccAACTATCTATTGGACTTTCgatcactaagtgtccggtcaaccgtgactcaTTTGGACTTTTTATCTCGTATCAACTCCATGTTAGACTTCTGACTACTAAATATCTGGTCGACCATGATCCAGTTGAACTTTTTATATTTTGTCGagtatccaatcaatcttgaTATATTTGACTTTTCTCTCAATTAAGTTAATATATCGATCAATTGTTATACTTAATTTTTTACTCAAATAATTTAATATATTGATGAACTATCAAATAACCTTGACCAAATATAACATATTGGtcaaattttaaaatctcaattgaGCTTAATCAATTTAGTCAAACCTCCACAAGTGGATTGCACCCATAAAAGTGGATTGCACCCATAAAAGTTACTTTAACGTTAgaataagaatatttttaaaaagaaaaataagataaaaataaatattattttaatattttttagacttagtatttttgacgaaaatgataataaaatacgCCCATTTAATTTACTCAAATAAAACtatttaatttatttctttttataatatGGAGCcgctatttaaaatttaaatcacttTGGTGACCTATCACATTTAAAAACAAATAAATGTTTTTCTATCGATTCTAATTATTAGATACTAAATTTAATACGTGGAACACTTgccatttattttaaaaaaaaaacaaatgcacTTAATTAGTATATTAACTAAATAAATGTATTTAAATtatgattaatatttttttagataaatgaaaacaattattataattaaatgaCTGCACCGACATTAcagttaattaaataataaaaacatGGGGTAATAAAAAAGTAATTCACTTGTCCTAACACGTCAATCCGTCCCAAGTGCCGAATTTCATTACCCCATATTTTAACCATCGTAATGTCCTGAAAtgactaaataaataaaaacatggcatatgttATAATTAAACAATGATTAAGATTGACGCTTGTCTTGTTGTCTAGATTCAATAACCATTGATGTTCTCTTTAATCGATCATGTTTAAAGAATGTGCAAAGTTGCTTTCCATCATTATTATTACTTTTGCACAATGTGAAACTATAGTGTAAAGAAAAAAGGTCAAGCCTTTAATCCTTAATTATATAACCACCCTCTTCATGCTCCCTAAACCCTCAAAATCATCCCATCCCACAGCCATAGAGGGAGAGATGAGTTTGAAGGTAGAGCAAGCTCTTCACATGGTCGGAGGCACCGGAGAAACTAGCTACGCCACCAATTCGAGAATACAAGTTGATCAACACAACCCTCTAACCTTGTATATTTCCTTCTTCTAATGTCCttgtagatagatttagactgtTATATATTATTTGTTGCTCAGGAAAAGGCGATCCATCAAACCAAGTCTATGTTAGCTACTGCAGTGGAAGAAACGTACAAGGTTTTGCACCCTGATCAGATGGTTGTTGTCGACCTCGGCTGCTCTTCTGGCCCAAACACATTACTCGTGCTCTCTCATGTTCTTAGTGTGGCAGCCAAACTCCCTACCACGATGGAGTTGCAATTCTTCTTAAATGACCTCCCGGGGAATGACTTTAACAGTCTCTTTCTATCCTTGGAGGGATTCAAGAAGAGGTTGGAGAGGGAGATTAAAGGGAATTTACTAGTACCGTATTATGTAGCTGGAGTGGCAGGATCATTCTATGGAAGGCTTTTTCCTCGTGCGAGTGTTCATTTGTTTCACTCTTCCTTCTGTCTAATGTGGCTCTCCCAGGTATTTAATTAGTGCATGTAgctcttaatttttttaatattacttATTGTATATGAAATTATTGATTAGGTTCCCGAAGGACTAAAGACGGAAAACGGTGGTCCACTAAACAAAGGAAATATTTATTGGACAGAGACAAGTTTGGTCGAAGTAGAGAAAGCATATCGGGAgcaatttcaaaaagatttttcaatattTCTTAGGTCACGTCACACGGAATTGAATGTTGGCGGGAGGATGGTGTTGGTATTTCTCGGACGAAGAAACAGAACCCCAGGGAATGGTGACTTAATCCATATTTATGGACTGCTAAGAGAAGCTCTCAACTCGATGGTCCTAGAGGTACGTACATACTTATTAACATGTATAAAAATGTCAGGTAGATTGTGTTAAActtgtattatttttttcatgtGTCTATCAATTTAGGGGATTATTCCAGAAGAAAAGGTTGATACTTTTAATTTGCCGAGTTATGGGGCTTCTTTCGAAGATGTGGAGTCGGTGATTCGTAACGAAGGGTTGTTTGATTTGGATCGAGCAGAGATCTTGGAGTCTAGTTGGGACCCATTTGATGACTCCAAAGATGATCTTTATACTATATCAAATCATACCGGAAGTGGAAAAAATGTGGCGAATTACATTCGTGCAGTAGTTGAACCGTTAATTGTGCATCAGTTCGGAGCTGTCATACTTGACGATCTATTTGAGCGATACGCAGATCGTGTTTCAAAGCACTTGCTCAAAGAGAAGGCCAATTACACCATTCTAGTCTTCGCCTTGAAGAAAAAAGTTTAAAAAGTGAACCAGAGAAATTAAGGGAATAATATTTTTAGATCCTAATGAGAATTTATAtgcataaatataaatataaatggtggttgctcctatatataaataaaataataattattatatacatGAGCATTCTAAACAACTAATTAGTATGTTAtaatgaatttttttattattattgtcaaTGGAAATCAATTTAGGAATTAATTTTCAattgttttttcaaaaaatatagaTGATGTTAAAGGTGAAAACCCAACTATactactttaattttaaattgaattaaatgtttcaaattaaaatatttaattattattttctatccattcttaaaccatatttatataACTTAAGTCTTATGGAAAAGCAAGGAGCCAGGAACTCCTGAACCATTTTTGATGGCCCAGAGGATGAACCACTCATATTTAAGGTCGGATCGTGGTCGCGAACCGATCACAATTGGTTGTAATCCGTTCTTGTGTTCACTGTAcccaccaggttatagtttgATTCGGAGCGGGCGACCGGAAGAGACCCTCGCTCGACGCCCAGCAACCTAGCCACTTATCCACCATCAGTGTCCTCTGGGATATCTCCctatgtactagtcactattccaaagacgaGTAaccatccgtgatttatctcctccgtgttggcacTTAGACGGATTGACGGAGAcgctgggggcgaacgtattcgtCTTTGACACCGTAGAGTGCCCTCTCGTCACCAGCTTGTCACCGCCTTCGGCTTATTCCCTCTCCACCTACTCGGATTCATGGCTGCCTCTGCTATTACCTCCAGAAGTAGCCCTTCGCGCCATGAACAGTTGAGGATTTGAGGTAGAATTTGATCGAAAGAGATGGAAATTGACAGGAAAACTCTGATTTGTAAGCCAACAATTCCCTCTGCGGTTGCTAGCTAGATAAGCATCGTAGTACCATTTGATGTGACCCCGAACGGAGTTAGTCGGCCGGAGAAGGTACCTCCCCAAATGGTAGAACAAGGCGGCTCCCGGGAACATCAGGATGAGCTCCTTCTCATAAACAGAGTGATACGGCGGATATAGGGGACCATTCCCCCACATAGAATATAAACAGTCTGAGTCTCCTGCTAATGTGGAGGTCAAAACCCATAAAGATCAAGGTCCGTGAGGCCATCTGAGGGAGTCCCGATTGAATCTCCAAGTTGTTTGGCTATGCTCCCTTAAGACTCCCGATCGGATCCCATTGCATCAGGTCTCCGGCGACGAAGCTTCAGGCCTCTGGCAACATCCTCGCACTACGCTCAATTGGATCCCATTGTATCAGGCCTCAATCGGATCCCATTGCATCAGGTCTCCAGCGATGAAACTTCAGGCCTCAGGCAACATCCTCGCGCTACGCTCAATTGGATCCCATTGTGTCAGGCCTCCGGCAACGTTCTTGCACGTTCCAGTGATCCTCCCTCCTTCCTCCCGttgcttcctcttcctctcttctacaCACAAGTACCCAGCCAGAGAATGAAAACACAGCTCTGTACGCCGCTCCTTTTCCTCTTTTTCCTCTCTTCTACACACAAGTACCCAGCCAGAGAATGAAAACACAGCTCTGTACGCCGCTCGCCGGCAACCCACTCTCTCCCCGGCCGCCGCCAGGCCTCATCAGAATCCACGGCTGCAGTCCGCTGGGCGCCTGTGCCACATACCCAAACGCGGAGTGCCCACTCGTGACCAGCTCATCACAGAAGCTCAACAGGTGAAATCTAACAGGAGAGACTACCTCATAAACTTCTCTTTATGTACATAATTTCAGCATTTCCTTATTACAATTACACTGGCATACATTTTATTTTGAAGGAGAAAAACACAAAGGGAAAAAAATCTTGCATAATCTAAGTGGCATGAACCCTTTCTCGATCGTGAATCTCAGCAGTCACCTTGTATTTACACATCAAAGTGTATGTACATACGATATCGTTGCAACGAAAACTTTCACAATCTCGAGCGTCTAATGTATCGCATGGGATTCATGGGACCACGGTTAAGGTGCCCAGAGCCGAAGCACTGCTTCTTCCCTTTGGAGGAGATGCTTGGCTTTATATCCCAGCCCTCGACGTTCTTAGGAACGCATGAATCAAACAGAATTTGGCTCAGAACTCCTTGTGGATTGATGCTGGGCTGAGTGAATGAGTTACCGGTTTGATCGTTGCTTGAAGAGCTTCCGTTCTTGGTTTCGAAGTTGTCGTTTGGGCTGGGTAAGGTGAAGTGATCATTGGGTTCGACGATGACTTTTCTTAGGCATTCGGTTGAGGTAAGTGCCGCTTCGCGTAGGCTGCAAATGGACTCTAGGATGCTGTTGCAGGCACTTCCAAGATCTGCAGCTGCTCCGTTATTGATACATCTTTGGGAAAATGTTGCGGCCGCCTTGTCCAGCAACTCGACGACATTACAGAGGTATTCATTTCGATGATGCTTGTAATGTCCTACGCAGTCGAATGTGCAATTACAAAGCAATTCAAAAATTTATCAAAAGCAACAAAAGTGAAGCGCAATGACAAATCAATCGAGGATTTC contains:
- the LOC122024817 gene encoding anthranilate O-methyltransferase 2-like, whose protein sequence is MSLKVEQALHMVGGTGETSYATNSRIQEKAIHQTKSMLATAVEETYKVLHPDQMVVVDLGCSSGPNTLLVLSHVLSVAAKLPTTMELQFFLNDLPGNDFNSLFLSLEGFKKRLEREIKGNLLVPYYVAGVAGSFYGRLFPRASVHLFHSSFCLMWLSQVPEGLKTENGGPLNKGNIYWTETSLVEVEKAYREQFQKDFSIFLRSRHTELNVGGRMVLVFLGRRNRTPGNGDLIHIYGLLREALNSMVLEGIIPEEKVDTFNLPSYGASFEDVESVIRNEGLFDLDRAEILESSWDPFDDSKDDLYTISNHTGSGKNVANYIRAVVEPLIVHQFGAVILDDLFERYADRVSKHLLKEKANYTILVFALKKKV